The genomic segment aaaaggtaGCAATGACTAAAGGTGGCCTGGAGAGGGAAGTCAGGCTACGGTGCTGAGGAGGGAGGATGACTTGATGTGACTGATGCATCATACAATCACACctgatttatacattttaaaactaaaatgcatCAATGTACATAACAccagcacacaaacaaacatggagatcagagacacacaaacacattagcAGCAGCTCTGCTCACGCCTGACTGCTCTGTCTCTGCTGACTGACCTATATGTTTCTGTCTGCTATaggcatcacacacacacatacacacaagctaCACACTCTGAATCACACACATTTCATAATGTGTCAGACAGAGGAAGAAGCCATAAAGGCTCTCTGCTGATCTTGGCTCGGCTACTTTTGCCGTCGCCATGACAATAAAAGGATGTAGGAGCTGGACCGAGCCCCCAAAAGCTctggcatgcacacacacaaagaggcacacacgcacacacccatgCTGACCCTTGACTTGGTTGGTGTGTGGAGAATGGAGGTGAAGACAAGGAGGAggggtgtgtgtggtgttcccCAGCGGCTCCAGCTTCCAGCTCTTTGTTGGGGGAGAGGAAGCCCTTGGTAGGGCTGCAGCTGTGTGCACACACTCACAAGCAAACACACTCATGCATTCCTCAGTGATTGCAAGAAACACCAGCTTGTGCAGCTTATGCGCTCAAACAGCAACTTTCAGCAggctttgaaaaagaaaagtatttagcaaattttaaaaaaggatctttaaaaagatttagaGAAATTATTCTTCATcacaatttgtttaatgttggaCTGACTTTGTTTGATTGTGACCCCAAAGAATAAGTAAAACTATGAGGGATCGTGTTCTGTAGTTTGGATATATCATACCAGAGTTTAAGTTAAGTGAAAGCTCcttgtaaagaaagaaaataaatgccaTCTCCTTCTTTTAAGTTCAAAATGGGCTCAGAAACCAGAAATAACACATAagatttttgacattttttaccTTTTGGTCACATTATCATAACAGACCTGTTTGATCTCACATAAGAAATGTCCAAGAAACTCACATCAGATGAGTTAAATGCCAAAAACGCCTTTATTCTGTCAGTTTTAAAGAATAGAACTAAAGAAATGAGCTGCTGGAAACATCAGGGAATGAGAAGTGAAAAATCACCTGAAGTTTTTAGAATTTTATGCCAGAAATGCTGAGATGTTCCCAGCTTCTATTTACTGCAATGTCACATGGTTTACTTCATGAGGGCTGCAGCTAAGTAGGACAAATTGTGACACTGTGGCTTCTGTCTTCACAAACTCACTGACCTCACCTGCTGCAGTTTGGGCAGGAACTATTCAGATGGTCAGTGGTCACAATAAAAATGTAGGTTAAAGCAGCAGAGGTGACATAAACCTTCATCCTGCATCATAATTTCTCCATTCTGTTGAACAAGTCAAAGCTCCCTATAGGCATATTTCTATCTGTCTTGTTAATTCTAAAATGATATTGGCTTGATGTACAGTATGGATCCTTTGGGTGCCTTCTAATAGTGTGCACATAATGCTTATAATACAGTGATTTCTGCAAGCCGGGGTCATCGGAGACAGAGTGAATATAGGTCAGATGAGATTTCCCCCCTTGCACTCCCCATCCCTCTTCAGCTTATATTCATGCCAATCACTCTCTTTATTCCTTTATATCATTCAATTTTCCCCCCAGCAGGTCTTTGGTCAGCTCCAGCTCAGAGGTGTGTGCCAAAGAAGGatgctgattggtcagtttCGTATCTGCTGATGCATTTCTGCATTGCTGCAGTGCAGTGCTGTCTGCAGGTACAGCAACTGTgtcagtgtgtcagtgtgtgtatgtgctctAGTAGACTGTCTGCCCTTCATCAGCTAACAGATTTGAAGCTGATCTCCATAGCAACCATCTTCAAAGCTCAGCTTGggaacaaaaagaaagcttccctctctgtccctcccCTCTTCCTCTAGACCAGCTGTGTGCGTCTCCTGTGGCGAAGTCTCTGCAGAGGCTTGTGACTGCCTGTTTAGATGAGGTGCGGTGTAATCACGAATCACTACAAATCTCAGCAAGCTCATGACAAGTATGGGGCTAAATATCTTGAATGAGATGCATAATGAGAGGCGCATGTGTGTGTTGAATGACAGCACCTCCATCTCTGACAAAATCAACTTTAGGTTGCAACAATGGAGGCATCCGTGTGAAGGACAGAGATAGACAAAGAATGatggcacacacaaacaaagcagattTTATCACTATAATGCAGCCCAAACCAAATCATCCTGAAACCTATTTCTAACTCTTGCCCTAAAACCAagtcttaaccctttaaaggtGTGTATGGACTTTTGGGGACCACAATATTTATAGGAAGTCTCCATAATGTTATCACTTGCCATGTCGCTGTCCCTATAAcgacataaaaacaacacacaaacatttctaCAGAAGAATGGCTGTATGGATACTCTGGAGACAATATTTCGATATCGGCCAGTCAAAATAATAGATTcaatacttttaaaacattgaAATACCTCGgatctaaaacaaaacatgcagacTGCTTTCAATTCTGATGGTTTCAGGCAAAAAAAATTATGTGTAAAAACAACCACAGGAATATTCCTTGTGTGTCTTCTATGGCACATGATTACGGTAACTTATCAGATGTAATGatggggtgtgtcccaattcagggtctgcacactgcGCAGACTatgtaggctacagagtgtcctccgtagtctacacacttcgaagtccgcTTAAcgtttgtgaaatgggacagcctacctagtcaacaagaatttcccatagcaacaacacaggacgtgtAAATCACTTTAACCCCTTAAAGGTccttgaatatcaaatattaccaaattttaatgtcaccatttaacaaatatgctttaaatgtacttggttttgtaacgtatATACTGAAGTGTagttaaaacttatttaaacttaataagattcttctgaggttgctgattcgccaccgtcttgtacgtaatgaattgtgggagaaaagagaccgcgaaggatgcatcaccagcagccttcattTGAGGCTAAATAAAGTGTGGATTTGAAGGGTCCttaaaattctgtgaattgggacagtactttgtgcaccgcgatgacgtatgtggcctaCGAATCCACACTTTGAAGTATGCAGACACTGAATTGTGACACACCTGATGTTATGACGATGATGATGCTAGTGTTAGTTATGatgatgtgtttttaatatttgctggtttaatgcaggtttgTGAGCACTATATGCTTTCAATTAAAATGAgcactttctgaccttaaatatgtgtgtttctgattccttttgatggcacagtgacatttattttgaacattCCTGCAGCCATCTTTGTCCAaagcatcccaaggctgagaagcagcacttcacaactttttcatccAGGACGATGCGTCACATGACAGCTGAGTTCCACATCACACATCGTGTCAgcagctggatatcaacacactggccgtttTGAACACACACCGTGACTAATTCATCAAAGAAGGCAAAAGGAAATTattgaaagaaaagaggaaaagaaagaaaaaggaacaaagcAAGAGATAAGGCAAGAGCTTTGagtgacttttactgactggaaagagctcagagtagaggcAGGACGCAAGATGGATACCAAATTAAATGAAGGTGCCTCAGTTAGAAAATATGCCAAAGTTCTGTAGTCCAATTAttggttttatcattttaaaaatattgattttcatcttattttttatttaattcacccattgatatatttttattatagtttgCTAAGCATTCTGTCCACATAATTTGTATAGCCTTAGAATAAAGATTCAATGcacacagtatttttttttgcttttaaaggcTAAACGTATCATTATCTATATTATTCAAAATGTACCATTAACTAATGGTATCATATTGAAAGGGAAATTTTTGTTATCACCCATCCCTAACACTGCATCATAttacagtcatttcttttttaatcccTTTGCCTGTTTCAAAGATGTGTTTAGAGATGGCTGTGCTCATTTGAACAGTTTGTCATTATTAAGCCCAGAACTGcctgctttctgtttttccatGCAGTTAAGTCAATAAGTGAACACATTGTACTTTTAAACAATTAACCGCACACTCTGTAAAAAAGGTGTTTGGTGTAAGTAAAACAAACCTTTTCACACTGAACTGACTACAGTGATTCGTTCATTGTGATTATGATGTAATAATTATTGCATATATAATTTACACCGATTATTGTGTGGATGGAATTCAATTACTCATCTCCAGTAAATCCTCTTACTTAATTTGTGCTGCAGGGTAATGTGAGGGATTTAGCATTTTTGAGAATAAGCTGTGTGAATCAGTCACTATGAGTTGATTCATTTCGCTTTAAGGACAGCATGCAGTTATCCTAAAGAAGTTTCTTTAAGCTTGAAACATCTTTAAAGGAACAGGTAACTCTTAGCATGGATATATGAAATAGTGGGTAACAGAGAGCCGGTGTCTGTTAAAAGATAGAGAAAATATTTAACTAGTCTAGATAATGCAAGATCTATAGAAATTGCAGTGCGATTGCTGACATGGTCCGTTCCGTGTCTCTAAGTGTGTGTAAGTTGAACAAAGATTAAAGAAGCTTTTTATTATCAAATGTCTAATAGATGTCAGATATCAGGTTAGCATAACATTGACAAGCTCTAAAGTCTGCATTACATCGACTGAACAAATGTTTCTTCTAAAAATCCAGGAGACGCACGACAAAAAAATAATCCCTGACACAGAATCAGGTGACCTGCAGTAGCCATTGGTAAGTTGGCCGATAGCTGTCTCGGAAATCATTACAAACTTCTTTTAGAATTTGATGTTTTGTAACACAGCCCTTCAGAAATTTCATATAACTCAACACGGtcaagcaacaaaaacaaaaaacagaaaaagtctgGTGATTTTATTAGAAAAGGATTCTGGGAGCTGAAATTGCATCCAAATCTAATTTAGTTTAAGATGTTCTTTCTGAGGATTGAATTTATCCAGAGACTGGGAGAAAAAGAGGCAGTcagagattagattagattacaTGCCATTTTAGGGTCAGATTACTTCATGTCTGCAAACCCAGCAGCATGCAGAGAGATGAGTAAAGATGCACCGGACCACCAAACCCAGTAGTTTGCAGTGGAATGACAGGTGAAAAAGTCACAGAACTGGAAGAGTATTCATGTTTGACTCTGCATGCTGAACATGCTAATATGTGGTTGAAATTTGCACAGTGTGTAAGCTGTTATACAGATTTTGCATAAAGATTCAGATCGCAGCACCAGCATGTCTACTGTGTTGACACGAACACGAGAGCTTGTTTAGTGCCAAAGACTAGACCGACAATAACAAACAATAACATCTCTTGTGCCATGTCACTGGTTCACGAAGTACTTCTTGCTTTgacctttgtgtgtgtttcagtatAAAGAGTGTGTGACTAGTGCTGATATGGGCCCCCGCACTTTGTACAgttttgtatatgtgtgtgtatttcaaGGCACATTCATGTGAGTGCGACAAGGAGATGTCAGTGTGATCTGTTTGGACTCTTTGTTTGTGGATCTGGGCCCTTCCTGTCCTCTGATGTGCATGCTCAGGCCATGAATAGAGCTTTGtatgtggacacacacacacactcgtcaTGATTTGAATATAGAGTTCATCTGATCAAAGTCCATGGGAGAGAGTGCTATGATTTTACCATCTGGTGGAAAACAGATTCCAAAGTGTACAAACAAGGTTGAACAGGATGGTTGATTTAAATGGTTcgtgttcattttaaatttagagATTAAGGCAGAAatctcagtttcctgttctgaaaaatatctttttcttcCATATTCATAGAAGAATGAAATTCATCAGATCATCAGCAGAGGAAAAGAATATATCTGCTCTGcttccagatttatttattttttattttttgctctcTCAGGGGGCGTGGTTTGTCGCGCAACGTCACTGATTGGTATATAGGCTGCAGCTGTGGCGACGGGCCCGCGCTGCTGAGACAAGCAGAGCACTGACTACCCGGCGGCGCGCGCTCACAGATTCCCtctcagcaacacacacacacactccccaAACAAAGAGAAGCACGCGAGGCAGCAGAGCATCCCACCCTTTCAAGCCGCCAGCTCATCCCCCATCCCTCCCAGACAGAACCGGTCCGGTCCGAGAAGCCTGAGACGATGACAACTAACGGTGCGACTAACGGAACCAGCGACATGCTGCAGATCCAGTTCGGTCTCATCAACTGTGGGAACAAATACCTCACGGCGGAGACCTTCGGCTTTAAAATCAATGCCTCCGCCACGAGCATGAAGAAGAagcagatctggactctggagcaGAGCGGGGACGACTCCAACGGGAACGTGTTCTTCCTCAAGTCACATCTGGGTCGGTACATCGCCACTGATAAGGACGGAAACGTCACCGGAGACAGCGAGACCCCAGGTCCGGATTGCCGGTTCATCATCACCGCCCACGATGACGGCCGCTGGTCCCTGCAGTCCGAACCGCACGGCCGTTACCTGGGCGGCACCGAGGACCGGATCATCTGCTTTGCTCAGACCGTCTCCGTGGCGGAGAAATGGAGCGTGCACATCGCCATGCACCCGCAGGTGAACATCTTCAGCATGACGCGCAAACGTTACGCGCACCTGAGCGATAAGGTGGACGAAATTGCCATCGACCGGGATGTCCCGTGGGGGGTGGACTCCATGATCACGCTGGTGTTCCGCGACCAGCGCTATCACCTGCAGACGTCCGACAACCGCTTTCTGAAGAACGACGGTGCGCTGGTCGCCACAACGGACAAGAGCACGGGCTACACGCTCGAGTTCCGCTCCGGGAAGGTGGCCTTCAGGGACTGCAGCGGCAGGTACCTCGCACCCTCCGGCCCCTCTGGTACCATGAAGTCCGGCAAGAGCGCGCGGGTGGGAAAGGATGAGCTGTTTGTGCTGGAGCAGAGCCACCCGCAGGTCGTGCTCACCGCTGGCAACGAGAGGAACGTCTCCACCCGCCAAGGTGGGTGTGGTGGTCCAGCCCAGGGTCTTCTGAGTCACAGTGCAtgagagtgtgagtgtgtgtataccTCCTGTGGCAGAGGAAGGGTTAACTGATGGAATGTGAGActgcagcccccccccccccccccccccccccacacacacacacacacacgcacacacacacaggacgTGGCCTAGTCACACAAGTggtttgtgtgtatttacatGTTAAACAATAGCTTGTTTGGCCTGAATCCACCTCCTTACATCAGGAAAAtctcaaatataaaaacactatATACCATTTTTACTTCCTATATCCCCACCCCCCTACTGATATTTAGAAACATTGATTTAATGGTTAAAAAGAAATCAGTTTTGCATGATAATGATTCAGCCACATGTGCAAGTGTGGCATcattcaaatgtaaaaaatcCTTAATGTTTTGGGTTAAATTGACTTGACACAAAGCAAAATGGCTTAAAAAGCCATTGTTGGTATTAGTCAACAAAAAAAGGTCTGAGGAAAAAGGTCAATACCATCTATTGATGGCTGGACAAAGAATAAAGTTGAAATTGGAGCCTCTTGGAAAGCAGACTGCCACTTCATATGAGAGCTTTGCACCTGGTTAAACCCATGTTTCTGATGGCTGCACTGCATCAGGTGGCCACGCTCCCAAACTTGAATGTTTCTGATTAGCTTTGTTTTTGGTGTCTTAGCTTTCAGCTCAGCACAGATACAAGTGTATCCCTCCaccttctttctttcctttctttttcttcccaaTGTTTTTCCCCATCTTCACatttctgcctcttttcttcCCCCTGACATCTGTTCCATTATGTCTCTGTGCATTCTTAACTTCTCCTCCCCCACTTCTTCTAGTCTTCCTGTCTGCTTGGCTGCTGTGCCGGTGGCTTGACATCCCTAATGCCTTTTAAAAGTGTTCTTAAAGCCATGTTTTTATCAAAAGGAAGAAATAAGTCTGAAATTCTTCAGGAAACTCTCTTAGTGGTGTTTGGATGGTGATGAAGGAAGCTCCTGAAGGCCACTGGCTGTAATGAGTGACAGGGATTTctaagaatagaatagaaatactttattaatccctttggagagtcctcagggaaatttgggatgctgtgtgagtTTTATATTTGGCATCTGGTAAGAGCAGCACACTGAGAATGCCATGTGGTTTAGTggctttgcttctttttgtggaaAATATGATCCATTCAtcactttattttcctttagtgGCATCTTTGTCACACATTGGGCATGTTTTCACTCCATCCCTGCTTACTTATGAGGATATTCATCAGGTTGTCTCCACTGGCAGCTCCTCCTGAAACAGTGCTCGGGCACAAAATGGAGGTCGGCTTTTGGAAACGGAGGAAGACTATCTTTGCAATATAAACAGGACTCTAATTATAACGTATATGGAGAAGACATATCGAACCGCTTACCGGCAGGTTTGTCCTCCTGATGTTGACTTCATggctaaaaaattaaattagcaaAAATAGTCTTTTCATTATGGATGACACGGCTCATTTAAATGTCTCTGCTTTGATAGAATTTAAAGGGAAAGCTTAACTGTAATTGCACAATTTAATACTAAAATGATTTCTGTTCAGAAATGTGACATAATgtcacaagaaataaaataaacttgtggTGCATTCAGTGTTTCTCAGCTAGACATTGAATATTTGACATTTCTTTCCTGTTTGgaaggattttatttatttatttgtcatgcaTGTTTAACTTGCAGTATGCTGCCTCACGGGGTTTGGCCTCCAGTTTTGGAGAGACTTTTCTCATCTGATGCTCATCTGTTTCATCTAACAtgctaattttatttgtttatttaagaaaTCACAGCAGACACATCCATTTCATTTTATAATTCGATTGCATGttcataaaacaaatgaaatgacTTCTAATCTAATTTTATATCGCCCATTCTTGGCTTGACAGTAAATCTCATTTAAACATAATCCTGGGCTTTCAGTTTAGCCTCTTTAGCTAGCAGATTCCTCCACATTTTGACGTTTGCTTGTGCATGTAGTGCATGCAAGATATGGTTAATTACGATGCTCTTATGTGTGGAAATGAATAGCAGGAAGTCGGATATGTCGAAGCATCGACTGTCAGCCACCAGTCATTcatgatcaaacagaaaactggCAGGCTGTTGATTCACTTGTCACTGTGTTGAAAATTGGAAACGGTGAAAGCAACTTACAAGAAGGTATGAGTTAGCCCATTTTGCCCACAGGCGTTCACCCCTCATGCTCTCCCTGCTCTGCTACAATTGGCACATGTTAATCAGGAGACTTGAATCTTTACGGGAAGCCACATTTATCTGGATCATTGTGATGAGGATTAAACATTGAGTGGAATTAAACTGGCTCCAGATGTTTTGCAAATGGGCAGCTGCTGGCAGTCCTATCAGACCTGAGCCTAGATGGCTGTTGAATTCTGCTGGCTTTCATTAGCAGTGGGAGGTTTTGGTCCTGGCCAAGCCCAAGTGGGTCAATGCAAAAGCTCCTTTTTGTCAAATCACGACAGCTGATTCACTAACTGTTTTAATCGTTTACCAGCTTCATTCTCCtaaactaaatctaaatctagttatacagttttattttaataagttCTTATTTCTGTGCTACTTCAAAACAAGAATCTAGTTTCAAGTGCCATTTTGATTTTTAAGATTAAAACTTTTCCCACAGTAAACAGTTAAATTCAGAACTTTTTGTGGTCTCCTTGTTGGTGAATCCAGAAGAATTTTAATGTGAATTCTCAAACTActtgtttaaaaagttatttgaaGGAAACACACAGATTTAGCAAGCTTTTATTaagcttttatatattttggaccTGGGTTTTGCTTCATTAGAAAAGATTGATGCACATTAGTGGAGGTGGAAAAAGCTTTTGAACCTCTGACACGAACTAAAACATGGCCCCTACTCATTGGCACGAATGAATAATCACAACGTCCCCAAATGAATAAAAGTCCCAAAGAGCTTGTTTGATTTTTCTCACATggacaaaagcacaaatctattttttttttcttactcaaGGTTTTGTTTCCAACCGTCTTAAAAGCCGTGCAGCAGCATCCATGTCACCACCTCCTCATGAGACCATCCACCTTTGGTTCATCTCTCAACACCATTAATGGAAAACATGCCTGAATTTAATGTTTGGCTTCAAATTTCTCTACATGGATTAATTATTTATGGATGTCCAACAAGTCCATGCTATATTCTGACATACTGATGGATAATCTCGTCATATACAGGAAAACTAAACAAGTCCGATGATTCATCTTGTAAATATTATGTGCAGATCacagcagagctgctgctgcttctgtagTCAAACTCAAGCATTTAAAACTTCCGTTTAAATGGACTCTGTGCTGTTTCCGGTTCTTATCATAATCTCTGCTCATCCATGGTTACAAATTCTCTGAGACGGTTTAACGACCCTCGTGTGGTCTGAGCCACAATTATCAGTCAGTTAGCCTGGAGCTCAGTGGCTTTTTAAGTGGCCTGTTCTGCCCTTTAAACTGTAGAGCATAAGTGTGAGTGAAAGCAGTGCTGGCTTGTTAGCTAAATGGACGAGATCCCATCACATCCTGTTTGCTACTGGTGTGGACACCCACTATTCTCTGTATGTGATCCCTGCTGGGGCTAGGGCTCTTTTTTGGTCAGTTATTTTTGGATAAATATTGAATTTCCGATGACATTTGATGTTGTGGTCGCTGAGAgttccccccctcccccccagaTGGATCCTGTGGCTAATGTCCGCTCTGCTAGCTGTGAATTTGATTTTTATAAGGCGTCATATGAAAATTATTGCCTATTAAACATTATTAAAGCCACAGAATATCTAAAATACTGATCAGCTTTGAAAATGATTCACTCAAAGAAAATGAGCTCATTCATGTGGTTAACAAGTTAGCTCGTTTATGCTAACTTATCAGCTTTAATCCATTAAGAGGTGCTCTGTAAACATAACTGGATAAGTGGGACAGTAATGAGCTGTATCAGGTCTGAGTGAGTTAAAAGTGCAGGTATGTGAACTTGTATGTTCAGTTAAGatcactgtgtgtttgtgtgaagtaGAGTAGACTGCTGCTATGGCTCTGTTGTGTCTGCCTCAGCGTCAGCCCTGACACCCTTTCGGCATCCTTCACCCCCTGCTGACAGGAAATGAGACATGAGATGTGCATCTCCGACCTTGTCTAGTGCGATAATCCCTGCAGGGTGAAGGGTGATGATTTGTGTCCTCCGTCTGCAGTGCGGCACTCATGATGGCTGCccagcagaggaggagaaaggaaaGGGAGCGATCTATGTGTCCTCAGTAATGCTCAGTGGCTGTGACTGATCGTGCTCCCTgatgtgttaatgtgtttatGGACTCTTTTGTATGTTCGTGCCTTGTCAGTGTCTGTGTGTAGGGAGGTTGCCAGATCATGCTGGCTCTCTCTGCTCGGTGTCGTCTGCCTTATTATAGGTTAAGCTTCAGCTGGTCTCCAGTTTATCATTCTGTCCTGCTCAGGGTGTGTCTCTTAAATTAATGCTTTCCAGCTCACACGTTGGTTTCTATGTCACACCAAGCAAATGGTGGAGTTTAAATCAGTTTATAAAGAGATTTGGGATATCCTcagacactttttttctttgtcagagCAGCAGTGTTTCAGTCCGCATTGTGCTGAGTGTGTAGGCCGGCTGGCCTAGACTCTGCGTGTCCGTTTGGATCAGAGTAAAGGGCGATGatctggctgcctgtttgtgcCCCAGCTGGTCGCCTCCTCAGTCAGGCTTGCTGAACAATAGaagacatacaaacacacacaatcgcTCTAGATGCAATCGCGTGTGCACTGGCAGCAGGCCTCCGGTGCTGGCTCACAGGAACTCTGTGCCTGCCGCCATTAGGCTGAGAGCAGTGGGTGGAGTGGACAGAAAGATGGAGgggttgtttttatgtgtttgtgtgtgtgtggtcactTTTGGTGTGGTTTTGAGGAGGGATGTTAAAAGTGCACATGATTGCAGACCCTCTTCCTACCCCTCCTTCTGTTCCCCTGTCAGCTTCAAAAACATCAGTGTAGATGAATCTGGTTGTTTAGTCAGctcgcacacacacatccttgCAGACAGCCTCGGCCTCTCTTTGGGTCATCACTTGGGAGTGTTTTGTCTCCATCAGGCTTGTTTTCACCCTCCGTCTGCTCATACTAACATTTTCATGTCCTTGTGACCAGTTTTGATTAATATGATTCACAGAAGGATAAACATTAAAGAGCAGAAtatgcagacaaaaaaaaaactctttattCATCCAGCATAAAAAAATGTCAGGCTGCATCACAACTATTATTCAAATGTAATTCTGTTTGGGTGGAGGGGCATTAATGTATTAAATTCAGCTGAGTGGTAGGTTGTTTTCTCTCCAGGATGTGGAATGTTCCTTTTTTAGCTTCCTGGTTTATTTTCATAGAGTAAAATTtatgagtgattttttttttcctgttggaCTGTGCTGGACCGCATCTGGTATgagttaaatgttttaatcatatgTTTGCACTATATATCTATACAATTTTAATTTGAAGCCACCAGTAGCATGTGAGTTATTTTCATGTGCAAGGACCAGTTCAAAGGTAACAAAATCCACCTGCCTGCATCTCTAAAGCTCAAACGCATAACTCATTTTGTGACTTTCCTCAGGCAGGATCAAGACTATTAAATGACCTGGGAGCTGCTTTGAAGGAACAGATCAcaagttgttttctttcatgCAAAAATGGCTTTAATTAAAACTGTCCTGGTTATTTGGGatgaataaaatctgacaggCATAAAACCAAATGACCGTCATTGAACAGGAAGTGGTAGCAGTGGAAAAATGTCCCTGATCATAATCCCAATATGGCAGCAAAGAGCCGTTATCTATGCAAAACATGGTGGTATAATCATGTTTTCAGCAGAAGGAGAAGTGACTTTCCCCTCTTTGATGTAACCTGAGATCTTCTGTTCCGTGATGTTGacgctataaaaaaaaaggtccagaGTAAATCTTTTTATCTGAGATGAAGCTGCTGAAGGACAGtttcatttcagctgaatctcCAGTCGCTTAAAGGTTAATAATTTGAATCTAGATTTCATGCACCAAATAAACGGTGTGGAAAGTCTTTTATGAAGACGAGGGTAGGATGGGATAGAACAGGATGCA from the Melanotaenia boesemani isolate fMelBoe1 chromosome 2, fMelBoe1.pri, whole genome shotgun sequence genome contains:
- the fscn1a gene encoding fascin actin-bundling protein 1a; amino-acid sequence: MTTNGATNGTSDMLQIQFGLINCGNKYLTAETFGFKINASATSMKKKQIWTLEQSGDDSNGNVFFLKSHLGRYIATDKDGNVTGDSETPGPDCRFIITAHDDGRWSLQSEPHGRYLGGTEDRIICFAQTVSVAEKWSVHIAMHPQVNIFSMTRKRYAHLSDKVDEIAIDRDVPWGVDSMITLVFRDQRYHLQTSDNRFLKNDGALVATTDKSTGYTLEFRSGKVAFRDCSGRYLAPSGPSGTMKSGKSARVGKDELFVLEQSHPQVVLTAGNERNVSTRQGMDLSANQDEEGDQEVFQVEICRENRKCAFRTAAGKYWTLTANGGLQCTASTKSANCYFDIEWRGKRLTLRAANGKYVAAKKNGQLAATMDSAGESEEFIMKLINRPIIVLRGEHGFIGCRKVTGTLDSNRSSYDYFTLEFRDGAYSLQDSTGKYWMVGNEQSVVSSSDTPVDFLFEFCDYNKLAVRHAGDGKYLRGDHAGVLKANADDLETATLWEY